From the genome of Candidatus Paceibacterota bacterium, one region includes:
- a CDS encoding DUF2723 domain-containing protein, whose amino-acid sequence MMKPKSAEREGRKLPKPPPAPAPGPVPPLFRTIDWLALAITLGVVWTVYLITLAPELTLEDSGELVTGAFYAGIPHPPGYPVWSIYSWLWTTLLPIGNMAWRVSVGQAFSGAVACGLLALLVSRGSSMLMEGIEELKGMTGRWESAICLISAISAGLLLGLDGFMWKESCVVNRIAVTSVPWYLAVLVCLLRWIYAPHQLRYAYWAAFLFGLCITLHQSLIVAALGIEIAIAAGNPRLGRDAFLGNFIVYLADCLLLVFTGDHMFHNIGAKPGLLFLFNAIGIGSLVVSIWLAVRTKGLGTCWKPVLIMAGLWMVGVSFYLYMALSGMTNPPMQWGYPRTVEGFFHAISRGQYEQPNPTNLIAEPGRFVSQLGMLVEGVADEFTWVYMFIGLVPFLFFFKMQKRERAWIIALTGMYICLGALLMMLLNPTPDKASADLIKVFLCSSHTIVACLIGYGLALTAAFMATHYQKFRLWGLAGGGVGVVLALFCLWDSTGKHYFGPAGVVKLTELPHWIAKAFAPNQYGLPVFANLLLVAITLAFVLALLVYRQRGPLLVTLGIFLSMPVYSVLDHWYASDQRNHWFGYWFGHDMFTPPFKGADGKPLYPEMTKDAVLYGGTDPGRFCPTYIIFCESFTPHHCQPKEDQKFDRRDVYIITQNALADGTYLMYIRAHYNRSAQYPLDTPFFKELLRMVFKDKEYETNVLARAVAPLDRFFTALGARVEKRRRTYTSWFLDEHFTDVPALAAKLRPGPQQNALSKYLHDNLSDRTRQLLANPANQAALRRNLAKDLNGLLERELKIKQRYDAKKREKDAVDQEIADGSTSESLRRRQEKLASELAELSKTGPLYEPERFKHLALSEYLTDFIKENPQSWTRIRLNRLLLEAAYPKEIARSKGGVYPDREIYIATPADSQQCFQEYMADAQRRMQAGQLKPGEDVKIIDNRVQVSGQVAVMNINGLLTKVMFDHNPKNEFFVEESFPLDWMYPHLTPFGIIMKINRQPLSSLTEDIFQRDHQFWKQFSKRLTGDIIDYDTPVKQITDWIEKTYLRRDLNGFTGDRKFIHDDDAQKSFSKLRSSIGGIYAWRLNPDPLVCKPEYRPKTPEEYQRVLKEADFAFRQAFAFCPYSPEAVFRYCQLLLQHRRFDDALLVAETCLKLDPYNGQVRVLVDNISSYKKSSVGIEQAQAAFQQLEDQVHKNPSNFQAAFDLAGAYLQMQQTNRAIEALDRVLNYPQADSSAMRGLIQAYNSFGYRSGLEKTVEKLQALVRSNPANAQATVGLAEGYRHLQKPQAAMQALDQAFSDPKLDANAVLSIAQAYAALQSVPKLEAALDRLTKLMPTNPEAWYDLAVLKAGLGKAPEALSALKQALNLSAQRLKTDPKARDLLDNARKEERFGMLRQSPEFKKLVPQ is encoded by the coding sequence ATGATGAAACCAAAGTCCGCGGAGCGCGAGGGACGCAAGCTGCCCAAGCCCCCGCCCGCTCCCGCGCCGGGACCGGTGCCGCCGCTGTTCCGGACCATCGACTGGCTGGCGCTGGCGATCACCCTGGGGGTGGTCTGGACGGTCTATCTGATCACCCTGGCGCCTGAGTTGACGCTGGAGGATTCCGGAGAACTGGTGACGGGGGCTTTCTATGCCGGCATTCCGCATCCGCCCGGCTACCCGGTTTGGTCAATCTATAGCTGGCTCTGGACCACGCTGCTGCCCATCGGCAACATGGCCTGGCGCGTGTCGGTGGGGCAGGCCTTCTCGGGGGCAGTGGCCTGCGGCCTGCTCGCCCTGCTGGTTTCGCGGGGCAGCAGCATGCTCATGGAGGGCATCGAGGAACTCAAAGGAATGACCGGCCGGTGGGAGAGCGCCATCTGCCTGATCTCGGCGATATCGGCCGGACTGCTCCTGGGCCTGGATGGATTCATGTGGAAGGAGTCGTGCGTCGTCAACCGCATTGCGGTGACCAGCGTGCCGTGGTACCTGGCGGTGTTGGTCTGCCTGCTGCGGTGGATTTACGCGCCCCACCAGTTGCGCTACGCCTACTGGGCCGCCTTCTTGTTCGGGCTTTGCATCACCTTGCACCAAAGCCTGATTGTCGCCGCACTGGGCATCGAGATCGCCATTGCCGCCGGCAACCCCCGGCTGGGCCGGGATGCGTTCCTGGGCAACTTCATCGTTTACCTCGCTGACTGCCTGCTGCTGGTGTTCACCGGGGACCACATGTTCCACAACATCGGGGCCAAGCCCGGCCTGCTGTTCCTCTTCAACGCCATCGGCATTGGCTCGCTGGTCGTCAGCATCTGGCTGGCCGTCCGGACCAAGGGCCTGGGCACCTGCTGGAAGCCTGTGTTAATCATGGCCGGGCTCTGGATGGTGGGGGTCTCGTTCTATCTGTATATGGCGCTGTCGGGCATGACGAATCCGCCGATGCAGTGGGGCTACCCGCGCACCGTCGAGGGGTTCTTCCACGCGATCAGCCGCGGCCAGTATGAACAACCCAACCCGACGAACCTGATCGCCGAGCCGGGCCGGTTCGTCAGCCAGTTGGGCATGCTGGTGGAGGGCGTCGCCGATGAGTTCACCTGGGTGTACATGTTCATCGGCCTGGTGCCATTCCTGTTCTTCTTCAAGATGCAGAAGCGCGAGCGCGCGTGGATCATCGCCCTCACCGGCATGTATATCTGCCTGGGGGCGTTGTTGATGATGCTGCTCAACCCAACCCCCGACAAGGCCTCGGCCGACCTCATCAAGGTCTTCCTGTGCTCCTCACATACGATTGTGGCGTGCTTGATTGGTTACGGTCTGGCGCTGACCGCCGCGTTCATGGCCACCCATTACCAGAAGTTCCGGCTTTGGGGCCTGGCCGGGGGCGGAGTGGGCGTGGTGCTGGCCCTCTTCTGCCTCTGGGATTCGACCGGTAAACACTACTTCGGCCCCGCCGGCGTCGTCAAACTGACGGAGCTGCCGCACTGGATCGCCAAGGCCTTTGCCCCAAATCAATACGGCCTGCCCGTGTTCGCCAACCTCCTGCTCGTGGCCATTACGCTGGCGTTCGTGCTGGCGCTCCTCGTCTATCGCCAGCGGGGTCCGCTGCTCGTGACGCTGGGGATATTCCTCTCGATGCCCGTCTATTCCGTCCTCGACCATTGGTACGCCAGCGATCAGCGCAACCACTGGTTCGGCTACTGGTTCGGCCATGACATGTTCACCCCGCCGTTCAAGGGCGCCGACGGCAAACCGCTTTACCCGGAGATGACCAAAGACGCCGTGCTTTACGGCGGCACTGACCCCGGCCGTTTCTGCCCGACCTACATCATCTTCTGCGAGAGCTTCACCCCGCACCATTGCCAGCCCAAGGAGGACCAGAAATTCGACCGCCGCGATGTTTACATCATCACCCAGAACGCCCTGGCCGATGGCACCTACCTCATGTACATCCGCGCGCATTACAACCGCAGCGCGCAGTATCCGCTTGATACCCCCTTCTTTAAGGAACTGCTCCGCATGGTCTTCAAGGACAAGGAGTATGAGACGAACGTGCTGGCCCGGGCTGTGGCGCCTCTCGATCGCTTCTTCACCGCCCTGGGCGCGCGCGTAGAGAAACGCCGCCGCACCTACACCTCGTGGTTCCTCGACGAGCACTTCACCGATGTGCCGGCTCTTGCCGCGAAGCTCCGGCCCGGTCCGCAGCAGAACGCCCTCTCCAAATACCTCCACGACAACCTGAGCGACCGCACGCGACAGCTGCTCGCCAATCCCGCCAACCAGGCCGCTTTGCGCCGCAATCTGGCCAAAGACCTGAACGGGCTGCTCGAGCGCGAGCTCAAGATCAAGCAGCGCTACGACGCCAAGAAACGGGAGAAGGATGCCGTGGATCAGGAGATTGCCGACGGCAGCACTTCCGAAAGCCTCCGCCGCAGGCAGGAAAAACTCGCGTCCGAGCTGGCGGAGCTTTCGAAGACCGGGCCGCTTTACGAGCCCGAGCGGTTCAAGCACCTTGCGCTGTCGGAGTATCTGACCGACTTCATTAAAGAGAATCCGCAAAGCTGGACGCGCATCCGGCTCAATCGGCTGCTGCTGGAAGCGGCTTATCCGAAGGAAATCGCCCGCAGCAAAGGCGGCGTGTACCCGGATCGCGAAATCTACATCGCTACTCCCGCCGACTCCCAACAGTGCTTTCAGGAATACATGGCCGATGCCCAGCGCCGCATGCAGGCGGGTCAGTTGAAGCCGGGGGAGGACGTGAAGATCATTGACAACCGGGTGCAGGTCTCCGGCCAGGTCGCGGTGATGAATATCAATGGCCTGCTGACCAAAGTGATGTTCGATCACAACCCCAAGAACGAGTTCTTTGTGGAGGAGAGCTTTCCGCTGGATTGGATGTATCCGCACCTGACGCCCTTTGGGATCATCATGAAGATCAACCGCCAGCCGCTGTCTTCCTTGACAGAGGACATCTTCCAGCGGGATCACCAGTTCTGGAAGCAGTTCTCCAAGCGGTTGACCGGCGACATCATTGACTACGACACCCCGGTCAAGCAAATCACCGATTGGATTGAGAAGACCTACCTGCGCCGCGACCTCAATGGGTTCACCGGCGACCGCAAGTTTATCCACGATGACGATGCCCAGAAGTCCTTCTCCAAGCTGCGCAGTTCCATCGGCGGCATCTACGCCTGGCGCCTTAATCCGGACCCGCTGGTCTGCAAACCCGAATACCGGCCCAAAACCCCGGAGGAGTACCAGCGGGTGCTCAAGGAGGCCGATTTTGCCTTCCGCCAGGCCTTTGCGTTCTGTCCCTACAGTCCGGAAGCGGTCTTCCGCTACTGCCAATTGCTGCTGCAACACCGGCGTTTCGATGACGCGCTCCTGGTCGCGGAAACCTGCCTGAAGCTCGATCCCTACAATGGCCAGGTCCGTGTGCTGGTGGACAACATCAGCTCCTACAAGAAGTCCAGCGTGGGGATCGAACAGGCCCAGGCCGCCTTCCAGCAGCTGGAGGATCAGGTGCACAAGAATCCGTCGAACTTCCAGGCGGCTTTTGACCTCGCCGGCGCCTACCTCCAGATGCAGCAAACCAATCGTGCGATTGAGGCCCTGGACAGGGTGCTTAACTACCCCCAGGCCGACTCGAGCGCAATGCGCGGCCTGATCCAGGCCTACAACAGCTTCGGCTACCGTTCCGGCCTGGAGAAGACGGTGGAAAAGCTGCAGGCCCTGGTGCGCTCCAACCCGGCCAATGCTCAGGCCACAGTCGGTCTCGCCGAGGGCTACCGGCATTTGCAGAAGCCCCAGGCGGCGATGCAAGCGCTGGACCAGGCGTTCAGTGATCCGAAGCTCGATGCCAACGCAGTGCTGAGCATCGCCCAGGCTTATGCCGCCCTGCAAAGCGTGCCCAAGCTCGAGGCGGCCCTGGATCGGCTGACCAAGCTCATGCCCACAAACCCCGAGGCCTGGTACGATCTGGCGGTCCTGAAAGCCGGTCTCGGCAAGGCACCGGAGGCGTTATCCGCCCTCAAGCAGGCCCTCAATTTGAGCGCCCAGCGGCTCAAGACCGACCCCAAAGCGCGCGACTTGCTTGACAATGCCAGGAAAGAGGAGCGCTTCGGGATGCTGCGCCAGTCACCCGAGTTCAAGAAGCTGGTGCCGCAGTAG
- a CDS encoding class I SAM-dependent methyltransferase: protein MAELTDNKLKTEVRDYWNRASCDTWHTQAGKFTREYFEQIEQWRYRDQPFIHSFAQFTRYHGKRVLEVGFGAGTDFIQWLRAGAAASGVDLTEEALANLTHRIQVYGLPEPACIKVSDAENLPFESGSFDLGYSWGVLHHTPDTEKAVRELVRVVRPGGEVKIMLYNRRSLCTFHHWVKYALFQGRPWMSFRQVLWHHMESVGTKGYTRRELRQMLAPLGLTDIGIETFVTSYDYLPWTRFPFSLFNWALRVLIALSGNRLGFWHGITARKT from the coding sequence ATGGCGGAATTGACGGACAACAAACTGAAGACCGAAGTCAGGGATTACTGGAATCGCGCCTCCTGCGATACCTGGCATACCCAGGCGGGGAAATTCACCCGGGAGTATTTCGAGCAGATCGAGCAATGGCGTTACCGGGACCAGCCTTTTATCCACTCCTTCGCGCAGTTCACCCGCTACCACGGCAAGCGCGTGCTCGAAGTCGGGTTTGGGGCGGGGACGGACTTCATTCAGTGGCTGCGGGCCGGGGCGGCGGCCTCGGGCGTGGACCTGACGGAAGAAGCATTGGCTAACCTGACGCATCGCATCCAGGTCTATGGGCTGCCGGAACCGGCCTGCATAAAGGTCTCCGACGCGGAGAATCTGCCGTTCGAGTCGGGCAGTTTCGATTTGGGATACTCTTGGGGCGTGCTGCATCACACGCCGGACACCGAGAAGGCCGTGCGCGAGCTGGTGCGGGTGGTGCGGCCTGGCGGCGAGGTCAAAATCATGCTCTACAACCGGCGTTCGCTCTGCACGTTTCATCACTGGGTGAAGTACGCCCTGTTCCAGGGCCGTCCGTGGATGAGCTTCCGCCAGGTGCTGTGGCATCACATGGAGAGCGTCGGCACCAAGGGCTATACGCGCAGGGAGCTGCGACAAATGCTGGCGCCGCTCGGATTGACGGACATCGGCATCGAGACGTTTGTGACCTCCTACGATTACCTGCCGTGGACACGCTTTCCGTTCTCGCTCTTCAACTGGGCGCTGCGGGTGCTTATTGCGCTAAGCGGCAACCGGCTGGGGTTCTGGCACGGCATTACGGCCAGAAAGACCTGA
- a CDS encoding trehalase family glycosidase, whose translation MTRRSFLARTALAAGGTACLLKSNWPAFAADAAKADPVGDLAALADSHDLRLPPWGPYTKIYNGLSHIADLERGLRFDLSVFPGRYRREVMVPNVNWESGFHPWEAAPDLSFFSYRCELEWKDRVYCDVSFSALSDRARLVRAELVNRTPAHQNLVLHFMASFNYPYVRPYTTEPAQKTAVQLPAGAVWVNALDYAELKFAQPRANDSLVPDGYRRAEVRDHGFVSGGGIGAGFGKGAGDRVRFRVRLRKALKDGRLLLRYRNTSNQPTLLEAGGLGHGELTLPPGKDFSLATLPLGAAKAGAHDLAFGVRKGAGIQLDGFAIVEAASAGAVQFQPAQFNWAPRILPGPLEHSRLLKYADAPAHYGLAWSPGVFQVREILNSELDRYFRRNVHDHVSTVLRGDGQGHFTNVFLRPIALAPESAKTVYGIVSAGTAEEVAEDLKQIARDPSELERSYRARQEGAAALASVPAGEPCRFSQKRMAAVVLTNIVFPVYGKRRYLRHYSPGKWWDSLYTWDSGFTGIGLAQLDVNRAIDCLNAYTTKPGDPETAFIHHGTPLPVQHYLCLELWNLTQSRALLDYFYPRLRQYHLFLAGRLGSSNTRAFKSGLLKTWSYFYNTGWDDYPPQVFMHKEKLAPRTATAIINSHLIRTARILAQMARVLGVVQDVAGYDEDIKLWSDALQTHSWDPDAGYFSYVLHDAQGQASGILRHESGANYNLGQDGVMPLLAGICTPAQERTLLGHLQSPRRLWTPIGLSTVDQSAPYYRHDGYWNGAVWMPHQWFLWKTMLDLGQAGFAFQIAQTALDLWRAEVDTSYHCFEHFLIESGRGAGWHQFGALSSPVLAWFAAYYRPGRLTTGFDTWIHRCDFEADNSALNAELELRPRPGGEATVLVTLQPGRAYRARWNGRPVTAHPALSGTLQIALPCDAGRGSLQVAPA comes from the coding sequence ATGACCCGCCGATCCTTTCTCGCCCGCACCGCGCTGGCCGCCGGGGGCACCGCCTGCCTGCTCAAGTCAAATTGGCCTGCCTTCGCCGCCGATGCCGCCAAGGCCGATCCCGTCGGCGACCTCGCCGCCCTCGCCGACTCCCACGATCTCCGCCTGCCGCCCTGGGGCCCGTACACCAAGATCTACAACGGGCTCTCGCACATCGCCGACCTGGAGCGCGGCCTGCGGTTCGACTTGAGCGTCTTCCCGGGCCGCTACCGGCGCGAAGTCATGGTGCCGAACGTGAACTGGGAGAGCGGCTTTCACCCGTGGGAAGCGGCTCCGGACCTTTCCTTCTTCTCCTACCGCTGCGAGCTGGAGTGGAAAGACCGCGTCTATTGCGATGTGTCGTTCTCCGCGCTCTCGGATCGCGCGCGGCTGGTGCGGGCCGAGTTGGTGAACCGCACGCCGGCCCACCAGAACCTGGTGCTGCATTTCATGGCCTCGTTCAACTACCCTTATGTGCGGCCCTACACGACCGAGCCCGCACAGAAGACAGCCGTGCAATTGCCAGCCGGCGCGGTGTGGGTGAACGCCCTCGATTATGCGGAGTTGAAGTTCGCCCAACCGCGCGCCAACGACAGCCTGGTCCCGGACGGCTATCGCCGCGCGGAAGTGCGCGACCACGGCTTTGTCAGCGGCGGCGGCATCGGCGCCGGGTTCGGCAAGGGCGCCGGTGACCGTGTGCGCTTCCGGGTGCGGCTGCGCAAAGCCCTCAAGGATGGGCGGCTATTGCTGCGCTATCGCAACACCTCGAACCAGCCCACGCTGTTGGAAGCCGGCGGTTTGGGGCACGGCGAGCTGACGTTGCCGCCGGGAAAGGACTTCAGCCTGGCGACGCTCCCGCTGGGCGCTGCAAAGGCGGGCGCTCACGATCTGGCCTTCGGCGTGCGCAAGGGCGCCGGCATTCAGTTGGATGGTTTTGCCATTGTGGAAGCGGCATCGGCCGGCGCGGTTCAGTTTCAGCCGGCGCAATTCAATTGGGCCCCGCGGATCCTGCCCGGACCGCTGGAGCATAGCCGTCTGCTCAAGTATGCCGACGCGCCGGCGCACTACGGCCTGGCGTGGTCGCCCGGCGTGTTTCAGGTGCGCGAAATCCTCAACAGCGAGCTGGACCGCTACTTCCGGCGCAACGTGCACGACCACGTGAGCACCGTCCTGCGCGGCGACGGCCAGGGCCATTTCACCAACGTTTTCCTGCGGCCAATCGCCCTGGCGCCCGAAAGCGCCAAAACCGTTTACGGCATCGTGTCCGCCGGAACCGCGGAGGAGGTCGCGGAGGATCTTAAACAGATCGCGCGGGACCCCTCCGAGCTGGAGCGGAGCTATCGCGCGCGGCAGGAGGGCGCGGCGGCGCTGGCGAGCGTGCCCGCGGGCGAGCCCTGCCGCTTCAGCCAGAAGCGCATGGCGGCGGTGGTGCTCACCAACATCGTCTTCCCCGTTTATGGCAAACGGCGTTACCTGCGGCACTACTCGCCCGGCAAGTGGTGGGACAGCCTTTACACCTGGGACTCCGGCTTCACCGGCATCGGCCTGGCGCAACTGGACGTCAACCGCGCCATTGATTGCCTCAACGCCTACACCACCAAACCCGGCGATCCGGAAACCGCGTTCATTCATCACGGCACCCCTTTGCCGGTGCAGCATTACCTCTGCCTCGAACTCTGGAACCTGACGCAATCCCGCGCCCTGCTCGATTACTTCTACCCCCGGCTCCGGCAATACCACCTGTTCCTGGCCGGCCGGCTCGGCAGCTCCAACACCCGCGCCTTCAAATCCGGCCTGCTCAAGACCTGGAGTTATTTCTACAACACCGGCTGGGACGATTACCCGCCGCAGGTCTTCATGCACAAAGAGAAGCTCGCGCCGCGTACCGCCACCGCCATCATCAACTCTCACCTCATCCGCACGGCGCGCATACTGGCGCAAATGGCGCGCGTGCTGGGCGTGGTTCAGGACGTGGCGGGCTATGATGAAGACATCAAGCTCTGGAGCGACGCATTGCAGACCCATTCCTGGGACCCGGATGCCGGCTACTTCAGCTACGTGCTGCATGACGCGCAGGGACAAGCCAGCGGCATTCTCCGCCATGAGAGCGGCGCCAATTACAACCTCGGCCAGGACGGCGTCATGCCGCTGCTGGCCGGCATCTGCACGCCTGCCCAGGAGCGAACCTTGCTGGGCCACCTGCAGTCGCCCCGGCGGCTCTGGACGCCCATTGGCCTCTCCACCGTGGATCAGAGTGCGCCCTACTATCGGCATGACGGCTATTGGAACGGCGCGGTCTGGATGCCCCACCAATGGTTCCTCTGGAAGACCATGCTCGATCTCGGCCAGGCCGGCTTCGCCTTCCAGATCGCGCAAACCGCGCTCGACCTGTGGCGAGCCGAGGTGGACACATCCTACCATTGCTTCGAGCATTTCCTGATCGAATCCGGCCGGGGCGCCGGCTGGCATCAGTTCGGCGCGCTCTCTTCGCCCGTGCTGGCGTGGTTTGCGGCTTACTATCGCCCGGGCCGCCTTACGACGGGGTTCGACACCTGGATTCACCGCTGCGATTTCGAGGCGGACAACTCCGCGCTGAACGCCGAGCTCGAATTACGCCCCCGTCCGGGCGGCGAAGCCACCGTGCTCGTCACCCTCCAGCCCGGCCGCGCCTACCGCGCGCGATGGAACGGCCGCCCCGTCACCGCGCATCCGGCCCTGTCCGGCACCTTGCAGATCGCCCTCCCCTGTGACGCCGGCCGCGGCAGCTTGCAGGTGGCGCCCGCGTGA
- a CDS encoding rhomboid family intramembrane serine protease, with protein MRHPRFPLSWSATVVLLVVNVVAFVVQNALERWSAFPLHSYLALSVEGLRHGFVWQLLTYQFLHGGWLHLLLNCWAIYVFGRAIEEALGGKKFLALYFSSGVMGGLFQTSLGVLVGGAFAAPVVGASAGAFGLVAAFAVLYPERPLMLLLFFIIPVSMRAKFLLLFSALLAVFGIVFPTDNIAHAAHLGGMLAGIAFVRYAAHWDWRWPRLRRIQRSPLRPVVTVSRPSSARWGPARGGADAELPPEEFLSREVDPILDKISAHGIQSLTERERRILETAREKMARR; from the coding sequence ATGCGCCATCCGCGATTTCCGTTGTCGTGGTCGGCGACGGTGGTGCTGTTGGTGGTGAACGTGGTTGCGTTCGTGGTGCAGAACGCCCTCGAGCGCTGGTCCGCCTTCCCGCTTCACAGCTACCTCGCACTGAGCGTGGAAGGGCTGCGGCACGGTTTTGTCTGGCAGTTGCTGACCTACCAGTTTCTGCACGGGGGATGGCTGCACTTGCTGCTCAACTGCTGGGCGATCTACGTCTTCGGCCGGGCCATCGAAGAGGCGCTGGGCGGGAAGAAGTTTCTGGCGCTCTATTTTTCCAGCGGCGTCATGGGCGGACTGTTCCAAACGTCGCTGGGGGTGTTGGTGGGGGGGGCGTTTGCGGCGCCGGTGGTCGGCGCTTCGGCCGGCGCGTTCGGGTTGGTGGCCGCCTTTGCCGTGCTCTATCCGGAGCGGCCCCTGATGCTGCTGTTGTTCTTCATCATCCCGGTAAGCATGCGGGCCAAGTTCCTGTTGTTGTTCAGCGCGCTGCTGGCGGTGTTCGGCATTGTCTTCCCCACGGACAACATCGCTCACGCCGCCCACCTGGGCGGCATGCTCGCCGGCATTGCGTTTGTGCGCTATGCCGCCCACTGGGACTGGCGCTGGCCGCGTCTCCGGCGGATCCAGCGCTCGCCGCTGCGCCCGGTGGTGACGGTCTCGCGGCCGAGCTCGGCTCGCTGGGGGCCGGCACGGGGCGGCGCGGATGCGGAACTGCCCCCGGAGGAGTTTCTGAGCCGGGAAGTGGATCCGATCCTGGACAAGATTTCGGCCCACGGCATCCAAAGCCTCACCGAGCGCGAGCGCCGTATCCTGGAAACGGCGCGGGAGAAAATGGCCAGACGCTAG
- the purB gene encoding adenylosuccinate lyase: MIQRYSRPAMREIWSEQRKLEVWLQVELLASEALSVEGLVPREDFARIKRRAAFSVERCRELERTLNHDVIAFTTNVAENIGAPASRWLHFGLTSSDIVDTAFAVQMTQAADILIADVKGLRKAVAAKARKHRFTPMIGRSHGIHAEPTTFGLKLALMYDEFGRALRRLEAARETVAVGKLSGAVGTSAHLSPRIEAFVCRKLGLRPAPIATQVVQRDLHAEFIGALALAGASVERWATEFRHLQRTEVLEVEEFFAKGQKGSSAMPHKRNPITSERLSGLARVLRGNAVAALENVALWHERDISHSSVERIIFPDSCTLLDYMLTLLTKLVEGLIVYPGNMRRNLELSLGLWNSQTVLLALIRKGLTREQAYELVQRNAMRTWQAKHAGRADADFLAQLKADAEVARHFSRGELEALCSLEFHFREVKRRFRKLGL, encoded by the coding sequence ATGATTCAACGTTACTCGCGGCCCGCGATGCGGGAAATCTGGAGCGAACAACGCAAGCTGGAGGTCTGGCTCCAAGTCGAACTGCTCGCCAGTGAAGCGTTGTCTGTCGAGGGACTGGTGCCCAGGGAAGACTTTGCCCGGATAAAGCGGCGCGCGGCCTTCAGCGTGGAGCGGTGCCGGGAACTGGAGCGGACGCTCAACCACGACGTGATCGCGTTCACGACGAACGTGGCGGAGAACATCGGCGCACCGGCCAGCCGCTGGCTGCATTTTGGGCTGACGAGCAGCGACATTGTGGACACGGCGTTTGCGGTGCAGATGACGCAGGCGGCGGACATCCTGATCGCCGACGTGAAGGGGCTGCGAAAGGCCGTGGCGGCCAAGGCGCGGAAGCACCGGTTCACGCCGATGATTGGCCGGAGCCACGGCATTCACGCCGAGCCGACGACCTTTGGGTTGAAGCTGGCGCTCATGTATGACGAGTTTGGCCGGGCCTTGCGGCGGCTGGAGGCGGCGCGGGAGACGGTGGCGGTTGGCAAGCTCTCCGGGGCGGTGGGCACGAGCGCGCATCTGTCGCCGCGAATCGAGGCCTTTGTGTGCCGGAAGCTGGGGCTGCGGCCGGCGCCGATTGCGACGCAGGTGGTGCAGCGGGATCTGCACGCGGAGTTCATCGGCGCGCTGGCGCTGGCGGGGGCGAGCGTGGAGCGTTGGGCGACGGAGTTCCGGCATCTGCAGCGCACCGAGGTGCTGGAGGTGGAGGAGTTTTTCGCGAAGGGCCAAAAGGGTTCGAGCGCCATGCCGCACAAGCGCAACCCGATCACCAGCGAGCGGCTGAGCGGCCTGGCGCGGGTGTTGCGGGGCAACGCCGTGGCCGCGCTGGAGAATGTCGCGCTGTGGCACGAGCGCGACATCAGCCACAGTTCGGTGGAGCGGATCATCTTCCCGGATTCCTGCACGCTGCTGGATTACATGCTGACGCTGCTGACGAAGCTGGTGGAGGGGCTGATTGTTTATCCGGGGAACATGCGGCGGAACCTGGAGTTGTCGCTGGGCCTGTGGAATTCGCAGACGGTGCTCCTGGCGCTGATCCGGAAGGGGCTGACGCGGGAGCAGGCGTACGAGCTGGTGCAGCGGAACGCGATGCGGACCTGGCAGGCCAAGCACGCGGGCCGCGCGGACGCGGATTTCCTCGCGCAGCTCAAGGCCGACGCCGAGGTCGCGCGGCACTTCAGCCGGGGCGAGTTGGAGGCGCTGTGCTCGCTGGAGTTTCACTTCCGGGAAGTGAAGCGCCGTTTCCGGAAGCTGGGGCTTTGA